The following DNA comes from candidate division WOR-3 bacterium.
GAGCAGGATTTCTGGTCAATAAATGACGCGCTCAACCGACTCCTGCAGGGTACCCACGCCAAGACAATATTGCTCATCGATCGTGAGGGTCAATTGATCACCTCAACCGGTGATACCCGCAAAATGGACACATCATCGTTCGCCACGCTTTCGGCGGCCGACTTTGCTGCGACCAGCCAGCTTGCGATCCTCATTGGCGAGAAGGAGTTCTCCACGCTCTTTCATCAGGGTGAGAAGGAGAATCTATACGTGAGCCTGGTGGCGAATCGTATCATCCTTGCGGTAATATTCGATAACCGCACCACCCTCGGTCTGGTCCGGGTCAAGACCAAGACGACTGTTTCGGAGCTTGAGAAGACCTTCCACGGCCTTTTCAGCAAGGTCCAGAAAGAAGCTGAGCCCAGTAAGGAGATCGATGATGATTTCA
Coding sequences within:
- a CDS encoding roadblock/LC7 domain-containing protein, which codes for MQDQINIFEQDFWSINDALNRLLQGTHAKTILLIDREGQLITSTGDTRKMDTSSFATLSAADFAATSQLAILIGEKEFSTLFHQGEKENLYVSLVANRIILAVIFDNRTTLGLVRVKTKTTVSELEKTFHGLFSKVQKEAEPSKEIDDDFTRMAEEEIDRLFGI